CTCACCGCAGGCGGAACACGTGGTCGTCATCGACTGATCACCTTCCGGCACCGCGGGCAGGTGTCAGCGCTCGCCGGGACGGTCGCACCGCAGCACGGACAGAAATCGGCGCAGATGCCGCGCTCGAGGCTCACTGTCGGTTACCCCCAGCGACATCATCCGCACCCGGGCCGGTCCGAGTCGTCGCAGCGTACCCCTCGTCGCGCTCGTTGGTCTTGTGACGGACCGGTCCCATGTCCAGGACGTCGTGGACGTGCTCCTCGCACAGCAGGAGCGTGAACTCCGGGGTGATATCCTCCCGGTCGTGATACCGGACTGGCTGCTCGATGGTGATCGAGTAAAGCTCGCTGGGCGAGACGTCGAACACCGAGCAGTCTTCGGCCTGGCAGGAAACGCGCATCGGGCTCACGCCACCACCCCCTGGGCCGCACTGTCAGCACTCGGGATTATGTAAGAACGTTGAGTAGTCCCGGGCGGATTCGAACCGCCGTCAATGGCTCCAAAGGCCATTATGATTGGCCACTACACCACGGGACTTCGCTTCGCTCGTCCCGCGTACCTCGTCGTCCGTCACGGACGACTCACCACCGCGGGACTGCGTGGGACTGCGGGCGGAGATTGCGGGGTCGCGCACAATAGCGTTACCGTTCGGTCCGACCGCGACCCCAACGATTACCGACACGGGCGCAGGCCACTCCGTATGTCACGCCGCGCCCGTCTCGACACGTTCCTCGACGCGAACGACCTCGCCGCCGTCTGGTTCGCCCGCCCGAACAGTTTCGCGTGGCTCACCGGCGGCGACAACGTCGTCGACCGCTCGGGCGATACGGGCGTCGCCGCCGCGGGCTACGACGGCGACCGTCTCCGCGTCGTCACGGACGACATCGAAGCGCCGCGCCTCCGCGACGAGGAGGTCGGCGACGACGTCGCCGTCGAGTCGTTCGAGTGGCACGCCTCGTCGCTCGCCGAGGAGGTGGCCGACCGGACTTCGGAGCCGTTCGCCGCGGACTTCGACGTAGCCGGGGCCGAGTCCGTCGACGCGAGTGCGCTCCGTCAGCCGCTCTCCCAGGGAGATATCGAGGACTACCGCTCGCTCGGGCGCGACGCGGCCGAGGCCGTCGAGTCCGTCTGTCGGGAGGTGACGCCGGGGACGACCGAACGCGAGGCGGCCGTCGCGCTCCGGGCCGAACTCGGCGAACGCGACTGCGAGACACCCGTGGCGCTCGTCGGGGGGGCAGAGCGCGCCCAGCGGTATCGGCACCTCACGCCGACCGACGCCGAACTCGGCGACTACGCCATCGCGTCGGTGACGACCGAGCGCGGCGGGTTGCACGCCAGCGTCACCCGGACCGTCGCGTTCGACCCGCCGGAGTGGTTCGACGAGCGCTACGACGCGGCGCGGCGGGTCGAGGCGTCGGCGCTCGCGGCGACCAGGCGCGTCGGGAGTGCGGACGAGAGCGTCGGGAGTGACGGTGGTGGCAGGACCGCTGGCGACGTGTTCGACGCCATCCGGGAGGCGTACGCCGAGGTGGGCTTCGAGGACGAGTGGCGACAGCACCACCAGGGCGGCGCGGCGGGGTTCGCGGGTCGCGAGTGGATAGCGACGCCCGACCACGACGCGACGGTCGAACTGCCGATGGCCTACGCCTGGAATCCGACCGTGCAGGGGACGAAGAGCGAGGGAACGCACCTCGTGACGACGGACGGCGTCGAGACGCTGACGCTCGGAGCGGGCCACTGGCCGACGAGCGAGGTGGAGAGCGTCGACGGGTCGCTCGCCGTCTCCAGACCAGACCCACTCCGACGCTGAGGTGGGTTCGGGCAGTTCGTTCGAACCACGCCTGCCCGTCGATGCGAAGCGCCTAACATCGCATCGGCTAACGCTACGCCAATGACCGGCGACACCTTCGACGTGGTCACGTTCGGCGAGACGATGATCCGCCACTCCGTCGCGCCCGGCGAGCGCCTGGAGACCGCTCACGAGACCGAGATGCGGGCGGCGGGCGCGGAGAGCAACGTCGCGGTCACGGTCAGCCGACTCGGCGGGTCGGCGGCGTGGCTGTCGAAGCTCCCCGACTCGGCGCTCGCCCGCCACGTCGAGGCGTCGCTGCGAACCCACGGCGTCACGCCCGTCGTCGCCCGAAGCGACGAGGGACGCGTCGGCGTCTACTACCTCGAACCCGCTGGCGAACCGCGCGGGACGAACGTCGTCTACGACCGGGCGGGCGCAGCCATCCGCACCGCGACGCCGGAGGACCTGGCGACCGACCACGTCGAGTCGGCGCGGGCGTTCCACGTCAGCGGCATCACGCCCGCGCTCTCCGAGACGCTGGCCGACACGACCCGGACGCTCCTCGACCGGGCCGTCGCCGCCGACACGCACACCGTGTTCGACCTCAACTACCGCGGAAAGCTCTGGACCCACGACGAGGCCCGCGAGACCTGCGAACCGCTGCTCGACGCGGTCGACACGTTCGTCGTCGCCGAACGAGACGCGAGTGCAGTCCTCGACTACGACGGCGAGGCCTCCACCGTCGCGGCCGACCTCGCGGCCGCACACGACTGCGAGACCGTCGTCGTCACCCGCGGTGCTGAGGGAGCCGTCGCCGTCCACGACGGTGACGTCATCGACCAGGGTGCGTTCCCCGCGGACACGTTCGACCCCATCGGGACTGGCGACGCGTTCGTCGGCGGCTACCTCGCCCGGTGGCTCGACGGCGCGAGCGTCGAGGAGGCGCTGGAGTACGGCGCGGCGACTGCGGCGCTGAAGCGCACTGTCGGCGGCGACGTCGCGACGGTCACGCCCGAGGAGGTCGACCGCGTCGTCGCGAGCGACACGAGCGACATCACACGCTGAGGAACTGTCACGCAGGGGGTCACAACTTTTTACTCGTCTACGGGTGAGTTCTCGCCATGACACCCGACGCTGGCAGTTCGCTCCAGGCACCGTCGCTCGCCCGCATCGAAGAGACTGGTCTCGTCGCCGTCGTCCGCGGGGCGGACCCCGACGGGGTCGTCCGAGTCGTCGACGCACTGGTCGAAGGCGGCGTCCGGGCGGTCGAACTCACCGCCGACTCCGACGGCGCGATGGAGATGCTCCGTGACGTCGCCTCGACGCTCGACGACGACGTCTCGCTGGGCGTCGGGACCGTCCTCGACGCGGCGACCGCACGCAGCGCCCTCCTCGCGGGGGCGGAGTTCGTCGTCACGCCGAGTCTCGACACCGAGGTCGTGACGGTCGCCAACCGCTACGGCGCGCCCGTCGCCCCGGGCGTGTTCACCCCGACCGAGGCCGTCCGGGCGTACGAGGCCGGCGCTGACGTGGTGAAACTGTTCCCCGCCGCGACCGGCGGTCCGGGCCACCTCAGCGCTCTCCGCGGGCCGCTCGGTCACATCCCGTTCGTCCCGACGGGCGGGGTCACGCTGGACAACGTCGACGCGTTCATCGAGGCCGGTGCCGTCGGCGTCGGCGTCGGCGGGTCGCTCGTGGACAGCGACGCCGTCGCGGCGGGCGACTACGGTGCCATCACCGACCGCGCCCGCGCCTTCCGCTCGGCCATCGACGAGGCGCGCGCCGGGTCGAACTGACGACCGACTCGACGCGCTGAGGGACCACCACGACGACCCCGAGGGGTGCGACGGGTGAGCCAGGGAGCGGTGATGGAACGATGGTGTCCGACGCAGTCGCTCGACGACGGTGTCGCGTGAGGGAATGTGTGTCGGAGGCTCAGGTGCTCGACTGCTGGCAGATGCTGACGGAGTGGCCGGTCGCCGACTCGTGAGTCGACGCCATCGACTCGGCGAGGTCGCGGCCGGACGTCGCACTCTCGAAGGCGCAGTGAGTGCAGCTAAGTCGCCAACCGCTCGTGGGCATGGTTCGACCGTCGGTCGCCCTCTTGATAAATCGTGCTAGTAGGTGTCGAGTGCATCGACGGCACCGGGGTGCAAGCGTGACGACACTCACGAGTCGTGCGCGACGGTCGCCGTCCCCGTCAGCACCGTCTCGCCGTCGTCGGTATCGACCGCCACGTCGAGCACCAGTCCGTCGGCGGTGGCGTCTCTACCGTCCGCGTCGACGCCCTCCGCTACGGTCGCCCGCGCGGTGACGGTGTCCCCCGGCCAGACCCGAGACTGGAAGCGGACGCCGAACGACCGGACCCGACCGAGTCCCACGGAGTCGGCGACGGCCTGCGCGGCCACACCCGCCGTCAGCATCCCCTGGCCGAACACGCTGGGGTGGCCCGCACCGGTCGCGTACGGTTCGTCGTAGTGGACGGGGTTGAAGTCGCCGCTGGCCCCCGCGTAGCGGACGAAGTGCTGGCGCGCGAACGGACCGACGCGCACCTCGGGACCGACGTCCCCCGCCGCGAGCGAACCGGGCGCACTCGGCTCGGGGACGGTCGGCTCACCCCCCAGTCCGGCGTGTACCGGGAGGCCCACCAGGTCGTCGGCGGTCGCCCCGCCGTCCGTTCCCGACGGCGGACTGGGGTTCGCGAACCCGTCCCCGTCCGTTGGATGGCCGCTGAACTGGCGCTCGGTGGTCTCGTCGGGGTCGTCGTCGGTCTCGACGGTGTCGTCGGACGCGTCACCCTCGGCTGCTGCGCCCTCCGTCTCGATGGCCGTCGCGCGCTCCGTCAGGACGTGCTCGCCGTCTCCCGTCCGGTACTCGGTGGCGAACTCCGCGAACGTCATCGTCCCGCCGCGCCGCCCGTCGCGCTGGTAGACGTCGGTCAGCGTGGTGTCGCCGTGGAGGTCGTCGCCGACGAGCAGCGGTCGGTCGTACTCGTAGCGCTGCTCGCCGTGGAGGACGAACTTCGGGTCGAACCCCAGGTCGAACCGGTCGGTACGGTAGCGCGGGAAGGAACTCACCCGCGGGAACGTGAGCGGGGCTGGAATCGCCGGGAAGCCCCGTTCCACGGCGACGTCCGACGAGCGGTAGAGCGGGTCGTCGTCGCCGACCGCGCGAGCGAACTCCTCGACCTTCCCCGCCTCGACGACGAAACCTTCGACGGTGCGTCTCGTCTCCCCGACCGTCGATTCGAGGTCGGCGAGCGAGCGACCGGTCACCCAGCCCCCCGGCGGTCCGCCCACTGCTGCGTGAACACGAACACGGTAGCGAACCGACCGCCGCGGAGACGATTAATTGCTAGGTCACTGATTCCTCTCGCGCTACCACTCGCCCTCGACCGGCGGCGTCTCGAAGGCGGTCTCACAGTCCGAACAGCGAACGACGGTGCGTACCTCTTCGCCGCGCCGGAACCGCAGGTCGTCGCCGCCGCAGTCGGGGCACGCCGTGGGCGTCCGCGTCGTCTCACAGGCTGGACAGACGAACTGTGGCCCTCCGTCGTCGGTCACCAGTCGCATCTCGCCACGACCACAGTCGGGACACGTCGTGGGGAACCGCAGGTCGATGCTGTCACGCGGCGCGCCCACCGCGAGGACGTCGAGAGGCGACGTTCCAGCGTTCCGTCCGGACTGGAACTCGCCGGGCGCGAAGCGAATCGCCCCGCCCGCCTCGACGACGTGACCGTCCTCCTCTGCGTCGTCGTCGGAAGCGTCGTTCCCGTCAGAAGCGCCGTTCCCGTCGGATGCGTCGTTCTCGTCGGACACCGCCGGGAGCGTCTCGAAGGCGACCGTCCCGTCGAGCACGTAGAACACCTCCTCCTGGTCGGCGTGGGCGTGCAGGCCCGCGGGGAGTGACTCGCCGGGGGCGACGCGGTAGCGGGTGAGTGCGAGTCCGGTCGCCCCGAGGCGTTCGGCCAGTCGGTGGCGGTCGACACCCGCTTCCGCGGCGTCCGAAGCTACGTCGTCGACCGTGACTCGCTCCATGCGACGACATCCGGCGCGTCCGGAGAAAGACGTTCGCCTCACCGCTCGCCCTCAGCCGACGTAGGACGCGAGCAGGTCCGTCGCGGTGTCGCCGAGTCGCTGCAGGTCGGACTCCACCTCGTGGAACTTCGGCTCCCAGTCCCCGGTCCCGAGGTAGTCGCTGACGACGAACATCGACCCCACCTCGACGCTCCGTGCCTCGGCGACAGCGAACACCGCCGCCGCCTCCATCTCCACGGTCAGGACGCCCTCCTCGGCGTAGCGCTCGACCTCCGCGACCGTCTCGCGGTAGATGGCGTCGATGGTCCACGAGGGGCCGACGTGGTACGACGCGGCGCGGTCGGTCAGCAGGCGTTCGGTCGCCTCGGTGAGCGACTCGCTGGCGTGTGCGAACCGCGCCGACTCGACGTAGTGGTGGGAGGTGCCCTCGTCCCGGATGGCCCGGTCGCAGACCACGAACTCGCCCAGCTCGATGGTTTCGTCGAGGCTGCCCGCCATACCGACGGAGAGGAACGTCTCGACGCCGTCGGCGACGAGTTCGTCCATCAGCATGGCCGTCGTCGGCGCACCGATGCCGAACCCTCCGAGGACGCCGACGCGGCCGTCGTTCTCGTCGAACACGTAGAGGTCGCCGTAGTAGTGGTCGACGTGTGCGCCGTCGTACGTCTCGGTGAGGTACGCCATCAGTCGCCGACTGTAACAGAGGACGACGGCCGCCGGTGGGTCGACCGCCTCGGCGTCCTCGGTCTGCCGTCGGTGGTACTCGTTGTGGGCGTCCGGCGTGACGAACGCCTCTCCGAGGTGTTTGCCGGGGTGGTTGGGGAAGGGCATTCGAGAGATCATCGGCGGCGGCGACAAGACGGTATCGGAGCGACTCCCAGGCGACGCGACGCCGACCCGGACCCCTCTCGTCACAGGGTGAGAACGCCGCTACCGATTTATCACGGCCTGCTCCCTCGACCGCAGTATGGCACGTGATCCGCTCCTCTCGACGGAGACGAAGATTACGCTCGTGTTCATGGCCGTCGGCCTGACGGCGTGGTACCTCGCGGGCGAGTTCGGCGACAGCAGCGAACTGGAGTTCGTCGCGCTGTTCGGTCTCGGTATCGTGGCCCCGACCTTCGTCAACGAGGCCCGACGTCACATCGGGGACGGACGGTAGCGATTCCGACGGCCGACCCCGCGAGCGACGGTAGCCTTACACGCACAGAGGACACACCTGTAGTATGAGCGAACGAACCAGCGAACGGACCCGGAGCAGCGACGAGGGCATCCGTGACCGGACGGCAGACCGTCTCGACTCCATGACCGGGATGGACCGGCCGGGACGGACGAGCGACAAGACCGACCGCGTGATGCGCCACGGCAAGTACGCGCTCGTCGCTCTGGCCATCGCGCTCGTATTCTCGTTCGCTGGCGGCATCATCGAACTGATACCCATCGTCGGTGGCCTCGTCGGCGGGCTGCTCGGCCTCGTCAGCGGACTGGCGTGGCTAGCGTTCATCGTCTTCGCCGTGCTGTTCGCCTACCCGCTCGTGAAGGCGATGCTGCGCTGAGTCTCGGTCGGAGCGCGGTCTGTTCTCTTCCACCTCTACTCGCATCGTCGCTCGGTCCGTCTCACCCGCGAGTGCCCCGGCTACCGGTCGACCGGCGACCCTGATGCTGTAGGCGTCGAACGCGGGGGCTCCCGATCGAACCCGGTTGCGTCGCTCCACTCTCTCCGACCGGCAGAAGAGGCGTCGTCAGAGTAGCTGGTCGAGTGCGGCCGGGTCCGGGGTGACGAACACACCGTCGTCGTCGTCGATGGTGACGAGGTCGGCGTCCGCCAGCACGGGGAGGTGACAGTGGTACAGCGAGACGAGCGTCCGGTCGAACTGGTCCGACGGGTCGTCGTGGTCGGCACTACCCTCCGCGTCGACGACGCGCTCGGTCAGCCGGTCCAGTTCGACGCGCCCCTCGCACGACGCGAGGACGCGGAGGAGCGTGCGGCGGCGCGGGTCGGCGAACAACCGCCCCAGCGTCTCTTCTGTCTGCAGGTTCGGTTCGTCCGCGAACGGGGAAGTCGTGCTATGAGTTGACATCGGTTGTCTCTTGGCCGAAGTAACACCGCCATCGGGGTTATGCGCTACACCTAATCAGATAGGCAAAGTTATCGCGCTATACACTATCGAATCAAAGAAAGTGGCTGCGTCGTGCGGTTCTGCCTCTCGGGACGGCCCCTGTGCTGTCACACCCTCCAGGACGTACCCAGCGCGTGCAGCGTAGAAGGCGAGTGCCCGCGCGACTCCACGGACACCGTCGGAGTGTACCGCAGCGAGCGTCGTGATGTCCCGTCGGTATCGTGCGTCGGTCGTCGAGAGTCGGGGGGTCCCTGTTCCAGAGGGGACCGGAGAGGGACCACCCGAGCAGGGGAACCGCACCGCGACCCCTGCCTCTACCTCTCGCAAATACTCCATATTGAGAGTTTCTGTTTTTCGAATATAAATTCGGTGAGCGAGTCGTCGTGCGCTCCGGGGACACTGCCCCTGGGGCGGTAGTCGGCGAGTCTCGGTGAATCCCGCGCTCTCTCGGTGAACTCGGGGGCGTCGGCGAGAGGAGTCGCTGATACCAGCCGGTCCAGTCGGTCGTCGGAGAGGGAGAGTCAGCTACGGAACTGGTTCTGGACCGCGGCCACCGCCTGCCGGATGACGGACGCGGGTCCGCGCGTCGTCTCGACCGGTGTGACCGGGTCGACGTCGCCCGTCCCGTCGCCGTCGGGTGCGATGGTCTGCGCGTCGTCCCCACGCTCGGCTGCTTCGGTCGCCCGGTCGGTCGCCGCCGGTGCGTCGAGCAACTGGTCTACGACGGCGTCGTAGAGGCAACCGGTGGTGAAGGTGTGTCCGCTGTCGTCGCCGACGAGGCTGTACCGTCCCTCGCGCGCGAGCGTGTCGCGGACGGTCGCCTCGTCCGTCGCGTCGAACCCCGTGGCGAGGGCGTGTTCACCGACGAACGTCGGCGTCTCGACGCGGACGTGGTCGGTCTTCACCGTCACGGACGGCGTCTCGTTACGCAACGCCTCGGCCGCGAGGGTGTCCGCAAGTTCATGTTTTCCCTCCGCACGGAGCTCGTGGAGGCGACTGGTCACTGCCATGCGGACAGGTACGAATCGGACATAGTTCAGTCTTTGGGGCAGTCACGCCGCCGGGTACGATTGTGTTTTATTACCACGGGCGGCGAACGCTCGGCACGTCTCTTCCACCGACGATGCCAGTGTACAGGCCGTCCTGACCCGGTATCTGGCCATCGCGGGCGGTGCCACGGGCGACGAAAAGTCACTGTTAATGACAATTTATCGTGGCGAGGGCTTAAGCCCTTCAAATGTTCATAACGATATGAAATGGAATATCCCACTCGTCAGCGCGAGCGTGAGCCCGAATCGGAGGCCGAGGAGCAGGCTGAGGGCACCGAAGGGGAGCGGGTGTGCGACGAGTGTGAGTCCGGTCAACTCGTCAAGTCCGACGACGGCCGCGAACTCGTCTGCGACGAGTGCGGTCTCATCGTCGAGGAGACGAACATCGACCCCGGTCCGGAGTGGCGGGCGTTCAACCACTCGGAGCGTCAGAACAAGTCGCGCGTGGGTGCGCCCACGACGCAGACGATGCACGACAAGGGACTCACCACCCAGATCGACTGGAAGAACAAGGACGCCTACGGTCGGTCGCTGTCCTCCGAGAAGCGCAGTCAGATGCACCGCCTGCGCAAGTGGCAGGAGCGCATCCGCACGAAGGACGCCGGCGAACGCAACCTCCAGTTCGCGCTCAGCGAGATCGACCGCATGGCCAGCGCACTCGGCGTCCCGAAGTCCGTCCGCGAGGTGGCGTCGGTCATCTACCGCCGCGCACTGAGCGAGGACCTCATCCGCGGGCGCTCCATCGAGGGCGTCGCCACCAGTGCGCTGTACGCCGCCTGTCGCAAGGAGGGCATCCCGCGCTCGCTCGAGGAGATCTCGGAGGTCTCGCGGGTCGAGCGCAAGGAGATCGGCCGCACCTATCGCTACATCTCCCAGGAACTCTCCCTGGAGATGGAGCCCGTCGACCCCAAGAAGTACGTCCCCCGATTCTGTTCTGAACTGCAACTCTCCGAGGAGGTCCAGTCGAAGGCCAACGAGATCATCAACGTCACCACCGAGAAGGGCCTGCTGTCGGGCAAGTCCCCGACGGGCTACGCCGCCGCCGCCATCTACGCCGCTTCCCTGCTCTGCAACGAGAAGAAGACCCAGCGCGAAGTGGCTGGCGTCGCGCAGGTGACCGAGGTCACCATCCGCAACCGCTACCAGGAGCAGATCGAAGCGATGGGGATCTGACCCGGCGAGACGACCGACTACAGACGACAAACGCGGCCAGCACGTTCTCCCGTACGCTACTCCAGCCCGAGTCCGTCGCTCATCGAGTTCCCCGGCTTCGGGACGCCCTTCACGGTCACCGTCTCGCCCGTCATGAACGAGGCGGCGGGACTGACGAGGAACTGGACCACGTCGGCTATCTCCTCGGTGTGACCGATACGCCGGTCGGCCTGCTCGCGTGGGGGCATCTCCTCGCTGTCGATACCCAGCGTCTCGGCGACGCCGGGCGTCTGGATGAGCCCCGGCGCGACGCAGTTGACGCGGATACCGTCGTCGGCCCACTCGACGGCGAGCGTCTCGGTGAGTCGGATGATGGCCGCCTTCGCCGCGCCGTAGTGGCTCTCGCCGGGCGCAGCGTGCTGGCCGTTGACGCTGGAGAGGTTGACGACGTGGCCGCCGTCGTCCTCGCGCATCACCTCGCCCGCTACCTGCGTGCAGTGGACGGTCCCCGTGAGGTTGAGGTCGAGGATGGCGTTCCACCCGTTCGGCGAGATGTCCTCGAACGGGGCGACGAACTCGCCGCCAGCGTTGTTGACCAGCACGTCCACGCCACCGAACTCCTCGACCGTCGCCTCGACGAACGCCTCGACCTGCGCTCGCTCGCGAACGTTACACTCGACGGCGAGGGCGCTCCCGGCGGCGTCCTCCTCTATCGCCTCCGCCACCGGGTCGACGCGCTCTTGCGCGCGCGAGCAGATGGCGACGTTCGCACCGCTGGCCGCGAGCGTCTCCGCGATTGCCTTCCCGATTCCCTGGCTCGCTCCCGTCACGATTGCCGTCTTCCCGGCGACGTCGTAGTCCGGTTCGTGCATAGATAACACGCGTTCCAGTTCGTGATAATCGTACCGACAGCGTCCGTTCCGAGAGACCACCGCGTCGCGGACGCTCACCGTCTCCCGTCGGGTACGGGCCGTATAGGTGCCACGTAATAATAGGCTGGCGTCCGGTGGCAGACGTATGGGAATCGACGTACCGGAGTCGTGGGACCCGGACGATCTCTCGGCGGACGAGGCGCTCGACCTCATGTCCCGGCCTCGCCGCCGGAACGTCGTCTACGCACTGCTCGAAGCGGACGACGAGACGCTCACCCGTGACGAACTCGTGAACATCCTCGCGGCGGGTCGACGTGAGAAGGCTCCCGACGACGTCGAGGACCGCGTGTTGCGCACTATCGCCGAGTCCCTGGACCACAACCACCTCCCGAAACTGGACGAGGTGGACGTCGTCGACTACGACCGCGAGTCGAACCACGTCGAACTCGGGTCGGCCGCCGAGGACGTGGCGCCGCTCCTCCGGTTCGTCCCCGAGGACGAGTGACCGCTCGCTGGGAGAACGGAGTCGGCCGCCAGGACGAGTGTCACGGGGTCGATTCGTGGACGCTTACTCCAGCAGGACCGTGAACCCCCAGGAGTACGTCGTCGGGTCCTCGGTGGTCGCGGAGGTGGCCGCCCCCTCGGTGGCTGGTCGGACCTGGTAGGACGTCTCGAAGCGGTACTCACCGACCGGGAGACACGCGTCCTCCCCGACGGCCCCGTAGAGGTCGAGCGCCTGTGTGGTGGTCTCCCCGGGGGCGAGCGTGGTCGTCCGGTACTCCTGTGTGACGGCGATACCGTCGGTGAGTCGCCAGCACCCGGCCTCGGCGGGATACTCCCGGTCCGCGTCCGAGGGGAGCAACAGCAGGTGCTTCTCGGTGTCGTGCCGGTACGCGAAGACGACGGCGCGACTCTCTCCGACGGCGAGCGGGTCCTCACCGGTGTTGGTGACGGAGACGCGGAGGCCGGGCGGAGCTTCCTCCGTCGCCGCCTCCCGGACGAGTTCGACCGCGTGCTCGACCGGTCCGTCCTGCTCGTCGGTGCGGACGATGGTGACGCCCGGACCGCCCGTTCCGCGGAGACGCGTCCCGCCCGCGTCGCCGCTGTCGTTGTCCCCGTCGCCGGGGCCGCCACTGTCGTTCCCACCGGGGAGGGCGTCGGTCGTCGCGTTCCCTGTCGGTTCGGGTGTCGAGGTGTCCGTCGGCGCTGGTGTCGTCGACTCCTCTCCCGTCCCCGAGTCGGCGTCGCCGAGACAGCCGGCGAGTGAGAGGGTCGTCGCGAGGGCACAGCACTTCAGGACCGTCCGTCGGTTCGTCATCGTCTCTCGATAGGTGTCTCCGGGGATAACGACGCCGGAGCATCAAAACCCGGTTTGGTCCTTCACGGGACCGGTCGGCGCCGAGACGGAGTTCAGCGCTCGGCGACCGGCCGACTCGCCTCCGCGACGTACGTCTCGTGGCCGACGCTGTCCCTGTGGCCCGCGGCCTCGACGTGGGCGATGAACGACGTCGTCCAGCAGGACGACCGGAATCCACACTCCCGACACCGTGCGCGGAACCCACCGTTGCTCGTACCTGGCATCGTCACCACGCTACGGTCTCGACGTATCTTGTAACCGGGGACCTGCCGGAACGAAACTCCCACCTACCGGCCGACGGCACCCGGCCGAGCGTGCTCGGTTCGTGGTCGACCGACCGAGTCTCGGACTGACCACGATGCGACTCGGCGGTGTAGTAAGGGGAACGGCGTCCTCGAGGTCTGACCGACCCCGGTTGGACGCCGACATGACAGGTACGACGTGGATGAGCGGTGACACCCCGAACCCCCACGTCACTCATCGCTACGGGTAATTGGGGCATAGTTATCCGGTGGCTGCCGGGGCTATGAAACAGTCTAACGTCGGATTACCGGTCGACCGCCGCCTCGCTCTCGCCGCGTCCTCGGAGGCCAGTCGACCGAACGCCACCGGTCGTACTCACCGCGTCCGGAGCGTCGGAACTCCCGTCGCCGTAGCTCTCGGACCCAGAGGAGGCAGTCGTGAGGGGTCACCGGTAGCCACGTCCCGACGCTCGACGGCCGAAAGGAGGGCCTACCGGTGGTCTTCGGGGAGAGAGGACGCCCCGTCTCCGTTCGGTGCGTTACTCCTCGACGCCCTCGATGCACGCGCGGAGTTCCTCGCAGAGTATCTCGGCGCGGAAACTCAACTGGTGACGGTCGTCCTCGGTGAGCGCGTCGCGGGCGGCCACGTTCTCGATGGCGGTCAGCAGGTCCTGTTCGCGTGCGGTGACGGCGTCGACGGTGGGTCGGTCTTGTGTGTCCATACACGTCCCTACCGTCCCGTCCCCAAGGGCGACTCCGGTACAGACGTTGAGCGAGCGACGCGACGCGGCTACAACGATAGCGCTGCCGGCACCGACAGTCACGGTCGTCGAACGGTCCGAGCGCGGAACCACAGCCGACGGCCGTCGTATTCGGCCGCGAGGACGCGTAGAACGCAGTATTCGGCGCGTCGGACCAGTCGGAGTCTCGAACTGACTGTCGGAGAAGCGCTTTTTGTATCGACGGTGTACGGTAGAGTATGCGCGCGCCAGGTCGTCGGTGGAGTCGGGCCAGTGTCGGGGGATGGGCCACCGCCGAGGCGGCCGCCGGGCGGGTTCCGTCGCGGTGGCGAGGATGAGCCGTCTCCCCCGACCCACGGCGTCGACGGTGTTCCTCTGGGGCCTACTGGCGGTGTTCGGTGTCGTGACCGTCTGGCTGTTCCTCCCGTACCTCCAGTACGCCCTCCTCGCGGGGTTGCTGGGCTAC
This region of Halomarina salina genomic DNA includes:
- a CDS encoding DUF7344 domain-containing protein → MSTHSTTSPFADEPNLQTEETLGRLFADPRRRTLLRVLASCEGRVELDRLTERVVDAEGSADHDDPSDQFDRTLVSLYHCHLPVLADADLVTIDDDDGVFVTPDPAALDQLL
- a CDS encoding transcription initiation factor IIB, whose protein sequence is MEYPTRQREREPESEAEEQAEGTEGERVCDECESGQLVKSDDGRELVCDECGLIVEETNIDPGPEWRAFNHSERQNKSRVGAPTTQTMHDKGLTTQIDWKNKDAYGRSLSSEKRSQMHRLRKWQERIRTKDAGERNLQFALSEIDRMASALGVPKSVREVASVIYRRALSEDLIRGRSIEGVATSALYAACRKEGIPRSLEEISEVSRVERKEIGRTYRYISQELSLEMEPVDPKKYVPRFCSELQLSEEVQSKANEIINVTTEKGLLSGKSPTGYAAAAIYAASLLCNEKKTQREVAGVAQVTEVTIRNRYQEQIEAMGI
- a CDS encoding SDR family NAD(P)-dependent oxidoreductase, which codes for MHEPDYDVAGKTAIVTGASQGIGKAIAETLAASGANVAICSRAQERVDPVAEAIEEDAAGSALAVECNVRERAQVEAFVEATVEEFGGVDVLVNNAGGEFVAPFEDISPNGWNAILDLNLTGTVHCTQVAGEVMREDDGGHVVNLSSVNGQHAAPGESHYGAAKAAIIRLTETLAVEWADDGIRVNCVAPGLIQTPGVAETLGIDSEEMPPREQADRRIGHTEEIADVVQFLVSPAASFMTGETVTVKGVPKPGNSMSDGLGLE
- a CDS encoding DUF7344 domain-containing protein — encoded protein: MGIDVPESWDPDDLSADEALDLMSRPRRRNVVYALLEADDETLTRDELVNILAAGRREKAPDDVEDRVLRTIAESLDHNHLPKLDEVDVVDYDRESNHVELGSAAEDVAPLLRFVPEDE